A genome region from Wielerella bovis includes the following:
- a CDS encoding O-acetylhomoserine aminocarboxypropyltransferase/cysteine synthase family protein encodes MKRETIALHAGYKSEPTTKAAAVPIYQTTSYTFDNTQHGADLFNLNVAGNIYTRIMNPTTAVLEERVAQLEGGIAALAVASGMAAITYAVQNLVEAGDNIIATKTLYGGTYNFFAHSLPRQGIEVRFIDPDQPEQIAAVTDERTRLVYCESIGNPAINVVDIAAFAQAAHAQGLPLMVDNTVPSPALFRPIEHGADIVVQSLTKYIGGHGTTIGGAIIDSGKFTWAGNPRFDAIFNRPDISYHGVNYTESFGAAAYIARARVVPLRNTGAALSPQSAFLLLQGLETLSLRMERHCENALKVAQFLQNHPQVAWVNYPALDNSPFKSLIDRDYDGKASGLLSFGIKGGREAGAKFIDALQLFLRLVNIGDAKSLATHPATTTHRQLNEAELAAAGVPVDMIRLSIGIEHIDDLIDDLTQALAAAKE; translated from the coding sequence ATGAAACGCGAAACCATCGCCTTACACGCAGGCTACAAATCTGAACCCACCACCAAAGCTGCCGCTGTACCGATTTATCAAACCACATCCTACACGTTTGACAATACGCAGCATGGCGCAGATTTGTTTAATTTAAATGTGGCTGGCAACATCTACACGCGCATCATGAATCCCACCACCGCTGTATTGGAAGAACGTGTGGCACAGTTGGAAGGTGGCATTGCTGCACTTGCGGTTGCCAGTGGCATGGCAGCGATTACTTATGCCGTGCAAAACTTGGTGGAAGCAGGTGACAACATCATTGCAACCAAAACCTTATACGGTGGTACCTACAATTTCTTTGCCCACAGCCTGCCGCGTCAAGGCATTGAAGTTCGTTTCATTGACCCCGACCAACCCGAACAAATCGCTGCTGTTACCGATGAACGAACCCGTTTGGTTTATTGCGAATCCATTGGTAATCCTGCGATTAATGTGGTGGACATTGCCGCCTTTGCCCAAGCAGCACACGCACAAGGTTTGCCGTTGATGGTGGATAATACCGTACCATCGCCAGCTCTGTTCCGCCCGATTGAACACGGAGCAGATATTGTGGTGCAATCTTTAACCAAATATATTGGCGGACACGGTACAACAATTGGCGGTGCCATCATTGATAGTGGCAAATTTACATGGGCTGGTAATCCACGTTTTGATGCGATTTTCAACCGCCCCGATATTTCCTATCACGGCGTGAATTACACCGAATCCTTTGGTGCAGCTGCGTATATTGCCAGAGCGCGTGTCGTGCCATTACGCAATACAGGCGCAGCATTGTCGCCACAAAGCGCATTTTTATTGTTGCAAGGCTTGGAGACTTTATCGTTACGCATGGAACGTCATTGCGAGAATGCTTTGAAAGTAGCGCAATTTTTGCAAAATCATCCACAAGTTGCATGGGTCAATTATCCTGCTTTGGATAATAGCCCATTTAAATCTTTGATTGACCGTGATTATGACGGCAAAGCATCTGGTCTATTAAGTTTTGGCATCAAGGGCGGACGTGAGGCAGGCGCAAAATTCATTGATGCGCTGCAACTGTTTTTACGCTTGGTAAACATTGGCGATGCAAAATCATTGGCGACTCATCCTGCTACAACTACTCATCGCCAATTGAATGAAGCAGAATTGGCAGCAGCTGGTGTGCCAGTGGATATGATTCGTTTAAGTATCGGTATTGAACATATTGATGATTTGATTGATGATTTAACGCAAGCATTGGCAGCAGCGAAAGAATAA